A single window of Bos javanicus breed banteng chromosome 19, ARS-OSU_banteng_1.0, whole genome shotgun sequence DNA harbors:
- the TOP3A gene encoding DNA topoisomerase 3-alpha isoform X1 gives MIFPAAHRALRGLPRPGTRALTRAAMEVALRGVRKILCVAEKNDAAKGIADLLSGGRMRRREGLSRFNKIYEFDYHLCGQNVTMVMTSVSGHLLAHDFRMQFRKWQSCNPLVLFEAEIEKYCPENFVDIKKTLEREAQQCQALVIWTDCDREGENIGFEVIHVCKAVKPSLQVLRARFSEITTRAVRTACENLTEPDQRVSDAVDVRQELDLRIGAAFTRFQTLRLQKIFPEVLAEQLISYGSCQFPTLGFVVERFKAIQAFVPEVFHKIRVTHDHRDGVVEFSWKRHRLFNHTACLVLYQMCMEDPRATVVEVRSKAKSKWRPQALDTVELEKLASRKLRINAKETMRIAEKLYTQGYISYPRTETNIFPKDLDLAALVEQQTPDPRWGAFARNILERGGPTPRNGNKSDQAHPPIHPTKYTDSLQGDEQRLYELIVRHFLACCSQDAQGQETTVEIDIAQERFVAHGLMILARNYLDVYPYDRWSDKTLPVYEQGTCFQPSTVEMVDGETSPPQLLTEADLIALMEKHGIGTDATHAEHIETIKARMYVGLTPDKRFLPGHLGMGLVEGYDSMGYEMSKPDLRAELEADLKLICEGKKDKLVVLHQQVQKYKQVFIEAVAKARKLDEALSQYFGAATEVAPQDALPAVPEPIRKCPQCSRDMVLKTRKSGGFYLGCTGFPECRSAVWFPDSVLEASRDVSVCPVCQPHPVYRLKFKFKRGSLPPTMPLEFVGCIGGCDETLREILALRFSQGAARVSQPASQTSGYLQASQSLNRMDSGQQGQPRPPVTRPSKALTRTLPPPAVESESNSVTCNCGQEALLLTVRKEGPNQGRQFYKCGSGGCSFFLWADSGHPGAGPPSSASRPPGGPLEHPPGSGTLLGGSSRPGSGGSGGASCLCGQPAVTRTVQKEGPNQGRQFHTCAQPREHQCGFFQWVDENVAPGTFGGPLWPGSRRGTQGLEARSKRPRAGSSDTGSAAKKPRKCSLCHQPGHTRPFCPQNR, from the exons AATGTCACCATGGTAATGACCTCAGTCTCAGGACACTTGCTGGCCCATGATTTCCGGATGCAGTTTCGCAAATg GCAGAGCTGCAATCCTCTTGTCCTGTTTGAAGCAGAAATTGAAAAGTACTGCCCAGAGAATTTTGTAGACATCAAG AAAACTCTGGAGCGAGAGGCCCAGCAATGCCAGGCCCTGGTGATTTGGACCGACTGCGACAGAGAGGGTGAAAACATTGGGTTTGAGGTCATCCACGTGTGCAAGGCCG TGAAGCCCAGCCTGCAGGTGCTGCGAGCCCGTTTCTCCGAGATCACCACCCGCGCTGTCCGGACGGCATGTGAAAACCTTACGGAGCCCGACCAGAGAGTGAGCGACGCCGTGGATGTGAGGCAGGAGTTGGACCTGCGGATCG GGGCGGCCTTCACCAGGTTCCAGACGCTGCGGCTGCAGAAGATCTTCCCCGAGGTGCTGGCAGAGCAGCTTATCAGCTACGGCAGCTGCCAGTTCCCCACCCTGGGGTTCGTGGTGGAGAGGTTCAAAGCCATTCAGGCATTTGTGCCGGAAGTCTTCCACAAGATCCGAG TGACTCATGACCACAGGGACGGCGTGGTAGAGTTCAGCTGGAAAAGGCATCGTCTCTTCAATCACACGGCATGTCTCGTCCTCTACCAGATGTGCATGGAG GATCCCAGGGCGACGGTGGTAGAGGTCAGGTCCAAAGCCAAGAGCAAGTGGAGGCCCCAGGCTCTGGACACTGTG GAGCTGGAGAAGCTGGCATCTCGGAAGTTGAGGATAAATGCTAAAGAAACCATGAGGATTGCAGAAAAGCTCTACACCCAAGG GTACATCAGCTATCCTCGAACTGAAACGAACATTTTCCCCAAAGACCTAGACCTGGCGGCACTGGTGGAGCAACAGACCCCGGATCCACGCTGGGGGGCCTTTGCTCGAAACATTCTAGAGCGCGGTGGCCCCACCCCACGCAATGGGAATAAGTCTGACCAAGCGCACCCTCCCATCCACCCCACCAAATACACTGACAGCCTGCAG GGGGATGAGCAGCGACTGTACGAGCTCATCGTCCGCCACTTCCTGGCCTGCTGCTCGCAGGATGCCCAGGGCCAGGAGACCACTGTGGAGATCGACATCGCGCAGGAGCGCTTCGTGGCCCACGGCCTCATGATCCTGGCCCGGAACTATCTGGACGTGTACCCGTATGATCGCTGGAGTGACAAG ACCCTCCCTGTCTACGAGCAAGGCACCTGCTTTCAGCCCAGCACTGTGGAGATGGTGGACGGGGAGACCAGTCCCCCCCAGCTGCTCACCGAGGCTGACCTCATTGCCCTCATGGAGAAGCACGGCATTG GTACGGACGCCACGCACGCTGAGCACATCGAGACCATCAAGGCCCGGATGTACGTCGGGCTCACGCCAGATAAGCGCTTTCTCCCTGGGCACCTGGGCATGGGGCTCGTGGAAG GCTATGACTCCATGGGCTACGAGATGTCCAAGCCTGATCTGCGGGCCGAGCTGGAGGCTGACCTGAAGCTCATCTGCGAggggaagaaggacaagctggtggtcctgcatcagcaggtgcaGAAGTACAAGCAGGTGTTCATCGAAGCCGTGGCCAAAGCCAGGAA GTTGGACGAGGCCTTGTCCCAGTACTTCGGGGCGGCTACAGAGGTAGCCCCACAGGACGCCCTCCCGGCTGTGCCCGAGCCCATCAGGAAGTGTCCTCAGTGCAGCCGGGACATGGTTCTTAAGACCAGGAAGAGTGGCGG GTTTTACCTCGGTTGCACGGGCTTCCCTGAGTGTCGGTCGGCTGTCTGGTTCCCGGACAGCGTGCTGGAGGCCAGCAGGGATGTGAGCGTGTGCCCAGTGTGCCAGCCGCACCCAGTTTACAG GTTGAAGTTCAAGTTTAAACGAGGCAGCCTGCCCCCAACCATGCCCCTAGAATTTGTCGGCTGCATCGGCGGGTGTGATGAGACCCTGAGGGAGATCCTGGCCCTCAGGTTCTCCCAGGGCGCCGCCCGAGTCAGCCAGCCTGCCAGCCAGACCTCCGGCTACCTGCAGGCTAGCCAGTCCCTGAACAGAATGGACAGTGGCCAGCAGGGCCAGCCCCGGCCCCCCGTCACCAGGCCCTCGAAGGCTTTGACCAGGACTCTTCCTCCACCCGCCGTTGAGAGTGAGAGCAACTCGGTGACCTGCAACTGTGGCCAGGAGGCCCTGCTGCTCACCGTCCGGAAGGAGGGCCCCAACCAGGGCCGCCAGTTCTACAAGTGTGGCAGTGGTGGCTGCAGCTTCTTTCTATGGGCTGACAGCGGCCACCCAGGAGCCGGGCCTCCCTCCTCAGCGTCCAGACCCCCAGGCGGCCCCCTGGAACACCCCCCGGGCTCAGGGACTCTCTTGGGCGGGTCCAGCAGGCCTGGCAGTGGTGGCAGCGGTGGCGCATCCTGCCTGTGTGGCCAGCCGGCTGTCACGCGCACCGTGCAGAAGGAGGGGCCCAACCAGGGCCGCCAGTTCCACACGTGTGCCCAGCCCCGTGAGCACCAGTGCGGCTTCTTCCAGTGGGTGGACGAGAACGTGGCTCCAG GGACCTTCGGAGGCCCCCTCTGGCCAGGAAGCAGGAGAGGAACCCAGGGGCTGGAGGCCAGAAGCAAGAGGCCTCGGGCCGGCTCCTCAGACACAGGGTCTGCAGCCAAGAAACCCCGGAAGTGCAGCCTTTGCCACCAGCCTGGACATACCCGTCCCTTCTGTCCTCAGAACAGATGA
- the TOP3A gene encoding DNA topoisomerase 3-alpha isoform X2 translates to MIFPAAHRALRGLPRPGTRALTRAAMEVALRGVRKILCVAEKNDAAKGIADLLSGGRMRRREGLSRFNKIYEFDYHLCGQNVTMVMTSVSGHLLAHDFRMQFRKWQSCNPLVLFEAEIEKYCPENFVDIKKTLEREAQQCQALVIWTDCDREGENIGFEVIHVCKAVKPSLQVLRARFSEITTRAVRTACENLTEPDQRVSDAVDVRQELDLRIGAAFTRFQTLRLQKIFPEVLAEQLISYGSCQFPTLGFVVERFKAIQAFVPEVFHKIRVTHDHRDGVVEFSWKRHRLFNHTACLVLYQMCMEDPRATVVEVRSKAKSKWRPQALDTVELEKLASRKLRINAKETMRIAEKLYTQGYISYPRTETNIFPKDLDLAALVEQQTPDPRWGAFARNILERGGPTPRNGNKSDQAHPPIHPTKYTDSLQGDEQRLYELIVRHFLACCSQDAQGQETTVEIDIAQERFVAHGLMILARNYLDVYPYDRWSDKTLPVYEQGTCFQPSTVEMVDGETSPPQLLTEADLIALMEKHGIGTDATHAEHIETIKARMYVGLTPDKRFLPGHLGMGLVEGYDSMGYEMSKPDLRAELEADLKLICEGKKDKLVVLHQQVQKYKQVFIEAVAKARKLDEALSQYFGAATEVAPQDALPAVPEPIRKCPQCSRDMVLKTRKSGGFYLGCTGFPECRSAVWFPDSVLEASRDVSVCPVCQPHPVYRLKFKFKRGSLPPTMPLEFVGCIGGCDETLREILALRFSQGAARVSQPASQTSGYLQASQSLNRMDSGQQGQPRPPVTRPSKALTRTLPPPAVESESNSVTCNCGQEALLLTVRKEGPNQGRQFYKCGSGGCSFFLWADSGHPGAGPPSSASRPPGGPLEHPPGSGTLLGGSSRPGSGGSGGASCLCGQPAVTRTVQKEGPNQGRQFHTCAQPREHQCGFFQWVDENVAPAVILTHTWQVCTHRKSPEPGCRPGVGDTTAPRDPRLPCRRQSV, encoded by the exons AATGTCACCATGGTAATGACCTCAGTCTCAGGACACTTGCTGGCCCATGATTTCCGGATGCAGTTTCGCAAATg GCAGAGCTGCAATCCTCTTGTCCTGTTTGAAGCAGAAATTGAAAAGTACTGCCCAGAGAATTTTGTAGACATCAAG AAAACTCTGGAGCGAGAGGCCCAGCAATGCCAGGCCCTGGTGATTTGGACCGACTGCGACAGAGAGGGTGAAAACATTGGGTTTGAGGTCATCCACGTGTGCAAGGCCG TGAAGCCCAGCCTGCAGGTGCTGCGAGCCCGTTTCTCCGAGATCACCACCCGCGCTGTCCGGACGGCATGTGAAAACCTTACGGAGCCCGACCAGAGAGTGAGCGACGCCGTGGATGTGAGGCAGGAGTTGGACCTGCGGATCG GGGCGGCCTTCACCAGGTTCCAGACGCTGCGGCTGCAGAAGATCTTCCCCGAGGTGCTGGCAGAGCAGCTTATCAGCTACGGCAGCTGCCAGTTCCCCACCCTGGGGTTCGTGGTGGAGAGGTTCAAAGCCATTCAGGCATTTGTGCCGGAAGTCTTCCACAAGATCCGAG TGACTCATGACCACAGGGACGGCGTGGTAGAGTTCAGCTGGAAAAGGCATCGTCTCTTCAATCACACGGCATGTCTCGTCCTCTACCAGATGTGCATGGAG GATCCCAGGGCGACGGTGGTAGAGGTCAGGTCCAAAGCCAAGAGCAAGTGGAGGCCCCAGGCTCTGGACACTGTG GAGCTGGAGAAGCTGGCATCTCGGAAGTTGAGGATAAATGCTAAAGAAACCATGAGGATTGCAGAAAAGCTCTACACCCAAGG GTACATCAGCTATCCTCGAACTGAAACGAACATTTTCCCCAAAGACCTAGACCTGGCGGCACTGGTGGAGCAACAGACCCCGGATCCACGCTGGGGGGCCTTTGCTCGAAACATTCTAGAGCGCGGTGGCCCCACCCCACGCAATGGGAATAAGTCTGACCAAGCGCACCCTCCCATCCACCCCACCAAATACACTGACAGCCTGCAG GGGGATGAGCAGCGACTGTACGAGCTCATCGTCCGCCACTTCCTGGCCTGCTGCTCGCAGGATGCCCAGGGCCAGGAGACCACTGTGGAGATCGACATCGCGCAGGAGCGCTTCGTGGCCCACGGCCTCATGATCCTGGCCCGGAACTATCTGGACGTGTACCCGTATGATCGCTGGAGTGACAAG ACCCTCCCTGTCTACGAGCAAGGCACCTGCTTTCAGCCCAGCACTGTGGAGATGGTGGACGGGGAGACCAGTCCCCCCCAGCTGCTCACCGAGGCTGACCTCATTGCCCTCATGGAGAAGCACGGCATTG GTACGGACGCCACGCACGCTGAGCACATCGAGACCATCAAGGCCCGGATGTACGTCGGGCTCACGCCAGATAAGCGCTTTCTCCCTGGGCACCTGGGCATGGGGCTCGTGGAAG GCTATGACTCCATGGGCTACGAGATGTCCAAGCCTGATCTGCGGGCCGAGCTGGAGGCTGACCTGAAGCTCATCTGCGAggggaagaaggacaagctggtggtcctgcatcagcaggtgcaGAAGTACAAGCAGGTGTTCATCGAAGCCGTGGCCAAAGCCAGGAA GTTGGACGAGGCCTTGTCCCAGTACTTCGGGGCGGCTACAGAGGTAGCCCCACAGGACGCCCTCCCGGCTGTGCCCGAGCCCATCAGGAAGTGTCCTCAGTGCAGCCGGGACATGGTTCTTAAGACCAGGAAGAGTGGCGG GTTTTACCTCGGTTGCACGGGCTTCCCTGAGTGTCGGTCGGCTGTCTGGTTCCCGGACAGCGTGCTGGAGGCCAGCAGGGATGTGAGCGTGTGCCCAGTGTGCCAGCCGCACCCAGTTTACAG GTTGAAGTTCAAGTTTAAACGAGGCAGCCTGCCCCCAACCATGCCCCTAGAATTTGTCGGCTGCATCGGCGGGTGTGATGAGACCCTGAGGGAGATCCTGGCCCTCAGGTTCTCCCAGGGCGCCGCCCGAGTCAGCCAGCCTGCCAGCCAGACCTCCGGCTACCTGCAGGCTAGCCAGTCCCTGAACAGAATGGACAGTGGCCAGCAGGGCCAGCCCCGGCCCCCCGTCACCAGGCCCTCGAAGGCTTTGACCAGGACTCTTCCTCCACCCGCCGTTGAGAGTGAGAGCAACTCGGTGACCTGCAACTGTGGCCAGGAGGCCCTGCTGCTCACCGTCCGGAAGGAGGGCCCCAACCAGGGCCGCCAGTTCTACAAGTGTGGCAGTGGTGGCTGCAGCTTCTTTCTATGGGCTGACAGCGGCCACCCAGGAGCCGGGCCTCCCTCCTCAGCGTCCAGACCCCCAGGCGGCCCCCTGGAACACCCCCCGGGCTCAGGGACTCTCTTGGGCGGGTCCAGCAGGCCTGGCAGTGGTGGCAGCGGTGGCGCATCCTGCCTGTGTGGCCAGCCGGCTGTCACGCGCACCGTGCAGAAGGAGGGGCCCAACCAGGGCCGCCAGTTCCACACGTGTGCCCAGCCCCGTGAGCACCAGTGCGGCTTCTTCCAGTGGGTGGACGAGAACGTGGCTCCAG CTGTGATCCTGACACATACGTGGCAGGTCTGCACACACAGGAAGAGCCCAGAGCCTGGGTGCAGGCCAGGGGTTGGAGACACCACTGCTCCAAGGGACCCACGTCTGCCTTGTAGGAGGCAGTCTGTCTAG
- the TOP3A gene encoding DNA topoisomerase 3-alpha isoform X3, translating into MVMTSVSGHLLAHDFRMQFRKWQSCNPLVLFEAEIEKYCPENFVDIKKTLEREAQQCQALVIWTDCDREGENIGFEVIHVCKAVKPSLQVLRARFSEITTRAVRTACENLTEPDQRVSDAVDVRQELDLRIGAAFTRFQTLRLQKIFPEVLAEQLISYGSCQFPTLGFVVERFKAIQAFVPEVFHKIRVTHDHRDGVVEFSWKRHRLFNHTACLVLYQMCMEDPRATVVEVRSKAKSKWRPQALDTVELEKLASRKLRINAKETMRIAEKLYTQGYISYPRTETNIFPKDLDLAALVEQQTPDPRWGAFARNILERGGPTPRNGNKSDQAHPPIHPTKYTDSLQGDEQRLYELIVRHFLACCSQDAQGQETTVEIDIAQERFVAHGLMILARNYLDVYPYDRWSDKTLPVYEQGTCFQPSTVEMVDGETSPPQLLTEADLIALMEKHGIGTDATHAEHIETIKARMYVGLTPDKRFLPGHLGMGLVEGYDSMGYEMSKPDLRAELEADLKLICEGKKDKLVVLHQQVQKYKQVFIEAVAKARKLDEALSQYFGAATEVAPQDALPAVPEPIRKCPQCSRDMVLKTRKSGGFYLGCTGFPECRSAVWFPDSVLEASRDVSVCPVCQPHPVYRLKFKFKRGSLPPTMPLEFVGCIGGCDETLREILALRFSQGAARVSQPASQTSGYLQASQSLNRMDSGQQGQPRPPVTRPSKALTRTLPPPAVESESNSVTCNCGQEALLLTVRKEGPNQGRQFYKCGSGGCSFFLWADSGHPGAGPPSSASRPPGGPLEHPPGSGTLLGGSSRPGSGGSGGASCLCGQPAVTRTVQKEGPNQGRQFHTCAQPREHQCGFFQWVDENVAPGTFGGPLWPGSRRGTQGLEARSKRPRAGSSDTGSAAKKPRKCSLCHQPGHTRPFCPQNR; encoded by the exons ATGGTAATGACCTCAGTCTCAGGACACTTGCTGGCCCATGATTTCCGGATGCAGTTTCGCAAATg GCAGAGCTGCAATCCTCTTGTCCTGTTTGAAGCAGAAATTGAAAAGTACTGCCCAGAGAATTTTGTAGACATCAAG AAAACTCTGGAGCGAGAGGCCCAGCAATGCCAGGCCCTGGTGATTTGGACCGACTGCGACAGAGAGGGTGAAAACATTGGGTTTGAGGTCATCCACGTGTGCAAGGCCG TGAAGCCCAGCCTGCAGGTGCTGCGAGCCCGTTTCTCCGAGATCACCACCCGCGCTGTCCGGACGGCATGTGAAAACCTTACGGAGCCCGACCAGAGAGTGAGCGACGCCGTGGATGTGAGGCAGGAGTTGGACCTGCGGATCG GGGCGGCCTTCACCAGGTTCCAGACGCTGCGGCTGCAGAAGATCTTCCCCGAGGTGCTGGCAGAGCAGCTTATCAGCTACGGCAGCTGCCAGTTCCCCACCCTGGGGTTCGTGGTGGAGAGGTTCAAAGCCATTCAGGCATTTGTGCCGGAAGTCTTCCACAAGATCCGAG TGACTCATGACCACAGGGACGGCGTGGTAGAGTTCAGCTGGAAAAGGCATCGTCTCTTCAATCACACGGCATGTCTCGTCCTCTACCAGATGTGCATGGAG GATCCCAGGGCGACGGTGGTAGAGGTCAGGTCCAAAGCCAAGAGCAAGTGGAGGCCCCAGGCTCTGGACACTGTG GAGCTGGAGAAGCTGGCATCTCGGAAGTTGAGGATAAATGCTAAAGAAACCATGAGGATTGCAGAAAAGCTCTACACCCAAGG GTACATCAGCTATCCTCGAACTGAAACGAACATTTTCCCCAAAGACCTAGACCTGGCGGCACTGGTGGAGCAACAGACCCCGGATCCACGCTGGGGGGCCTTTGCTCGAAACATTCTAGAGCGCGGTGGCCCCACCCCACGCAATGGGAATAAGTCTGACCAAGCGCACCCTCCCATCCACCCCACCAAATACACTGACAGCCTGCAG GGGGATGAGCAGCGACTGTACGAGCTCATCGTCCGCCACTTCCTGGCCTGCTGCTCGCAGGATGCCCAGGGCCAGGAGACCACTGTGGAGATCGACATCGCGCAGGAGCGCTTCGTGGCCCACGGCCTCATGATCCTGGCCCGGAACTATCTGGACGTGTACCCGTATGATCGCTGGAGTGACAAG ACCCTCCCTGTCTACGAGCAAGGCACCTGCTTTCAGCCCAGCACTGTGGAGATGGTGGACGGGGAGACCAGTCCCCCCCAGCTGCTCACCGAGGCTGACCTCATTGCCCTCATGGAGAAGCACGGCATTG GTACGGACGCCACGCACGCTGAGCACATCGAGACCATCAAGGCCCGGATGTACGTCGGGCTCACGCCAGATAAGCGCTTTCTCCCTGGGCACCTGGGCATGGGGCTCGTGGAAG GCTATGACTCCATGGGCTACGAGATGTCCAAGCCTGATCTGCGGGCCGAGCTGGAGGCTGACCTGAAGCTCATCTGCGAggggaagaaggacaagctggtggtcctgcatcagcaggtgcaGAAGTACAAGCAGGTGTTCATCGAAGCCGTGGCCAAAGCCAGGAA GTTGGACGAGGCCTTGTCCCAGTACTTCGGGGCGGCTACAGAGGTAGCCCCACAGGACGCCCTCCCGGCTGTGCCCGAGCCCATCAGGAAGTGTCCTCAGTGCAGCCGGGACATGGTTCTTAAGACCAGGAAGAGTGGCGG GTTTTACCTCGGTTGCACGGGCTTCCCTGAGTGTCGGTCGGCTGTCTGGTTCCCGGACAGCGTGCTGGAGGCCAGCAGGGATGTGAGCGTGTGCCCAGTGTGCCAGCCGCACCCAGTTTACAG GTTGAAGTTCAAGTTTAAACGAGGCAGCCTGCCCCCAACCATGCCCCTAGAATTTGTCGGCTGCATCGGCGGGTGTGATGAGACCCTGAGGGAGATCCTGGCCCTCAGGTTCTCCCAGGGCGCCGCCCGAGTCAGCCAGCCTGCCAGCCAGACCTCCGGCTACCTGCAGGCTAGCCAGTCCCTGAACAGAATGGACAGTGGCCAGCAGGGCCAGCCCCGGCCCCCCGTCACCAGGCCCTCGAAGGCTTTGACCAGGACTCTTCCTCCACCCGCCGTTGAGAGTGAGAGCAACTCGGTGACCTGCAACTGTGGCCAGGAGGCCCTGCTGCTCACCGTCCGGAAGGAGGGCCCCAACCAGGGCCGCCAGTTCTACAAGTGTGGCAGTGGTGGCTGCAGCTTCTTTCTATGGGCTGACAGCGGCCACCCAGGAGCCGGGCCTCCCTCCTCAGCGTCCAGACCCCCAGGCGGCCCCCTGGAACACCCCCCGGGCTCAGGGACTCTCTTGGGCGGGTCCAGCAGGCCTGGCAGTGGTGGCAGCGGTGGCGCATCCTGCCTGTGTGGCCAGCCGGCTGTCACGCGCACCGTGCAGAAGGAGGGGCCCAACCAGGGCCGCCAGTTCCACACGTGTGCCCAGCCCCGTGAGCACCAGTGCGGCTTCTTCCAGTGGGTGGACGAGAACGTGGCTCCAG GGACCTTCGGAGGCCCCCTCTGGCCAGGAAGCAGGAGAGGAACCCAGGGGCTGGAGGCCAGAAGCAAGAGGCCTCGGGCCGGCTCCTCAGACACAGGGTCTGCAGCCAAGAAACCCCGGAAGTGCAGCCTTTGCCACCAGCCTGGACATACCCGTCCCTTCTGTCCTCAGAACAGATGA
- the MIEF2 gene encoding mitochondrial dynamics protein MID49: MAVPVSDRTSIPFTGEAAADYSDQELHRMLPLPGRSSRSHQRVLEHGPAPLRRCSPRSPAPRSARPPLAEAASGRHVGTALSALIGVRAHPSASRGPAPAPGFGVPLPGPARSIPRRPRGAAREAPCVPRSGRRSRDAGRLTMAEFSQNRSKRRDGEVLGGAVDFLLANARLVLGVGGAAVLGIATLAVKRLIDRATSPRDEDDTKGDAPCLEDSWQDLSLLKATPCLQSRPPPAALSQPVPPPAPSLSAPEGPADTGPQTSPLLSSPAPPLCLTFQEKLLAFERDHVTAPGAHVSLAKQLAGDIALELQAYLRNKFPDLPFGALVPGGPLYEGLQVGAADPVRLLVPLALEPGLWSLVAGSDTVAQDPRCWAVRRTQLEFRPRGSSPWDRFLVGGYLSSRVLLELLRKALTASVNWPAIGSLLGCLIRPCVASDELLLEVQHECLELTVAVLLAVAGAQDGDLLLAWPLEGLAGNLWLQDWYPAEAARLRALDEQDAGTRRRLLLLLCAVCRSHPALWRLGRDRLAQVVLRLGEQEADWAEEALGEHFLQALELLLSSLERASLPSHFNRSVNLLDGLREEEIDDLGFALYHGLQAPEGLL, encoded by the exons ATGGCGGTCCCAGTAAGTGACAGGACCAGTATACCCTTCACTGGAGAGGCGGCCGCAGACTACAGTGACCAGGAGCTCCACCGGATGCTTCCTTTGCCGGGAAGGAGCTCACGTTCCCACCAACGAGTCCTGGAGCACGGCCCTGCGCCTTTAAGGAGGTGCTCGCCGAGGAGCCCCGCCCCGAGGAGCGCTCGGCCGCCATTGGCCGAGGCCGCCTCAGGGCGGCACGTGGGCACGGCCTTGAGCGCTCTGATTGGAGTCAGGGCCCATCCGTCTGCGAGCCGGGGGCCCGCGCCCGCCCCAGGCTTCGGCGTTCCACTCCCGGGTCCTGCACGTTCCATTCCCAGGCGGCCCCGGGGCGCGGCCCGAGAGGCCCCCTGCGTCCCCCGGTCGGGGCGCCGAAGCCGCGACGCAG GCAGACTGACCATGGCGGAGTTCTCCCAGAATCGGAGCAAGCGGCGTGATGGCGAGGTGCTGGGAGGCGCTGTAGACTTCCTCCTGGCCAATGCCCGCCTGGTGCTGGGAGTGGGCGGAGCTGCAGTGCTGGGCATTGCTACCCTGGCCGTGAAGCGG CTCATTGACAGGGCCACCAGCCCCCGGGACGAGGACGACACCAAGGGGGACGCCCCATGCCTGGAGGACAGCTGGCAGGACCTGAGCCTGCTCAAGGCCACGCCATGCCTCCAGTCCCGGCCCCCGCCCGCCGCCCTCAGCCAGCCGGTGCCGCCTCCAGCCCCCTCACTCTCTGCTCCAG AAGGGCCTGCTGACACAGGGCCCCAGACATCGCCTCTGCTTAGCTCGCCGGCACCGCCGCTGTGTCTGACGTTCCAGGAGAAACTGCTGGCTTTTGAGCGGGATCATGTGACCGCGCCAGGGGCTCACGTGTCTCTGGCCAAGCAGCTGGCGGGCGACATTGCCCTGGAACTACAGGCCTATCTGCGGAACAAGTTCCCAGACCTGCCCTTCGGGGCGCTTGTGCCCGGCGGGCCACTCTACGAGGGGCTGCAGGTGGGAGCTGCCGACCCTGTGCGGCTCTTGGTGCCCCTGGCACTGGAGCCAGgcctgtggagcctggtggccgGCTCAGACACTGTAGCCCAAGACCCTCGCTGCTGGGCTGTGCGTAGGACTCAGCTGGAGTTCCGCCCCCGTGGGAGCAGCCCCTGGGACCGCTTCCTGGTGGGTGGCTACCTCTCCTCCCGGGTCCTGCTGGAGCTGCTCCGCAAGGCCCTGACTGCCTCCGTCAACTGGCCAGCCATCGGCAGCCTCCTCGGGTGTTTGATCCGGCCATGCGTGGCCTCAGATGAGCTGCTGCTGGAGGTGCAGCACGAGTGCCTGGAGCTCACCGTGGCCGTGCTGCTGGCCGTGGCCGGAGCCCAGGACGGAGACCTCTTGCTGGCCTGGCCCTTGGAGGGGCTGGCTGGGAACCTCTGGCTGCAGGACTGGTACCCGGCTGAGGCTGCCCGGCTGCGGGCCCTGGATGAGCAGGACGCTGGGACCCGtcggcggctgctgctgctgctctgcgcTGTCTGCCGCAGTCACCCAGCTCTATGGCGGCTGGGCCGGGACCGCCTGGCTCAGGTGGTTCTGCGCCTGGGCGAGCAGGAGGCTGACTGGGCCGAGGAGGCCCTGGGGGAGCACTTCCTGCAGGCTCTGGAGCTGCTGCTCAGCAGCCTGGAGCGGGCCAGCCTGCCCAGCCACTTCAACCGCAGCGTGAACCTCCTAGATGGCCTGCGGGAGGAAGAGATCGACGACTTGGGCTTTGCGCTGTACCATGGCCTACAGGCCCCCGAGGGGCTGCTCTAG